In Topomyia yanbarensis strain Yona2022 chromosome 2, ASM3024719v1, whole genome shotgun sequence, one DNA window encodes the following:
- the LOC131678490 gene encoding epidermal growth factor receptor isoform X1, which translates to MKGYNTSLAAGLLLPTILVITVLATISHARERTPGYEAYRNRQQRLQMEREAQLKRLEEKNSEFVKGKICIGTNGRMSVPSNREYHYKNLRDRYTNCTYVDGNLEITWIQNTSYDLGFLQHIREVTGYVLISHVDIPQVILPRLQIIRGRTTFKLNKWEDEFGLFVSFSQMNTLEMPALRDILSGSAGIFNNYNLCHVKTINWEEVLSVSSLDSKAHYRYTYNFTSPERDCPPCHHSCEAGCWGEGAHNCQKFSKLNCSPQCSQGRCFGSKPRECCHLFCAGGCTGPTQKDCLACKNFYDDGVCKQECPPMQRYNPTNYLWEPNPEGKYAYGATCVRNCPEHLLKDNGACVRTCPPNKTALNGECVPCSGACPKTCQGEGIVHSGNIDKYKDCTVIEGSLEILDQTFDGYQQVFSNFSFGPRYLKIHPDRLEVFSTLKEISGFINIQGYHADFKNLSYFRHLEVVGGRQLKENLFASVYIVKTSLRSLELKSLKRVNSGAIVILENDHLCYAQGIDWSKIKKSADHESVIMSNRNTTVCQKEGMFCDEQCTGAGCWGKGPEQCLECKNFVYKGKCLDSCKSLPKIYQVNSKTCGDCHQECSDSCYGPNADNCGSCVNVKDGKFCVSECPITKYNLNGTCVSCHKTCLGCTGPRDTIAAGGCISCDRAIMRGDGTVERCLMKDEPCPDGYYSERVEQDEGPLKQLSGKSVCRKCHPRCKKCTQYGFHEQVCQECASYKRGEQCEDECPIDHYVNEETRECLPCHSECRGCRGSGEDQCVDCRNLKLYDGEPIDNSTAFNCTSSCPASHPYKHFPLETSKIGPYCSTDQVQSGFRLEASTAPIYLLIALVITVLSAVAACMLFLYCKQKNKKEAVKMTMALAGCEDSEPLRPTNVGPNLTKLRIIKEAEIRRGGVLGMGAFGRVFKGVWMPEGESVKVPVAIKILIEMSGAESSKEFMDEAYIMASVEHPHLLKLLAVCMTSQLMLITQLMPLGCLLEYVRNNKDKIGSKALLNWSTQIARGMAYLEERRLVHRDLAARNVLVHNPSCVKITDFGLAKLLDYDSDEYRAAGGKMPIKWLALESIRHRVFTSKSDVWSFGVTIWELLTYGARPWENVPAKNVPQLIENGERLLQPSGCSLDIYCILLACWMVDADARPTFKSLADGFADMARDPGRYLMIPGDKFMRLPSYTNQDEKDLIRTLAPAADLPGTIIEAEEYLQPKTRPVLMLPPNSMEPSEEKPKSLRYSKNSLKPDGDSDSNAREVGVGGIRLNLPLDEDDYLMPTCQSQAPSVPGYMDLIGVPASVDNPEYLMGSTGSNVSTGLPTPPPVGPSASGICIISSSPLTSLPPSINGTVNIGTNNPNTTTTTINNNNNTVMNNANKADTIQLQQHTTLHEPQAAPPTQTLGIPLSPTETETTSEHEYYNDLQRELIPLHRNETTV; encoded by the exons TCTGCATCGGTACGAACGGTCGCATGTCGGTTCCGTCAAATCGCGAGTACCACTACAAAAACCTGCGCGATCGGTACACCAACTGTACCTACGTGGATGGCAACCTGGAGATCACCTGGATCCAGAACACGTCCTACGATCTCGGTTTCCTGCAGCACATCCGGGAGGTGACCGGTTACGTGCTGATCAGCCACGTGGACATCCCGCAGGTCATACTACCCCGGCTGCAGATCATCCGTGGCCGGACGACGTTCAAGCTGAACAAGTGGGAGGATGAGTTCGGTCTGTTTGTGTCGTTCTCGCAGATGAACACGCTGGAGATGCCTGCGCTGCGGGATATTCTCAGCGGGTCGGCCGGTATCTTCAACAACTACAATCTGTGTCACGTGAAAACCATCAACTGGGAGGAAGTTCTTTCGG TTTCTTCACTAGACTCGAAAGCCCACTACCGGTACACGTACAACTTCACCTCGCCCGAACGAGACTGCCCGCCGTGTCACCATAGCTGCGAGGCGGGATGCTGGGGTGAAGGAGCTCACAACTGTCAAAAGTTCAGCAAGCTGAACTGTTCTCCTCAGTGTTCGCAGGGGCGCTGCTTCGGTTCGAAACCCCGAGAGTGCTGCCATCTGTTCTGTGCCGGCGGTTGCACTGGTCCTACTCAAAAAGACTGCTTAGCTTGTAAGAATTTCTATGACGATGGCGTATGCAAGCAGGAATGTCCACCCATGCAAAG GTACAACCCAACCAATTACCTCTGGGAGCCTAATCCAGAGGGCAAATATGCCTACGGTGCGACCTGTGTTCGCAATTGCCCGGAGCATCTACTCAAGGATAATGGAGCGTGCGTACGGACCTGTCCACCGAACAAGACAGCTCTCAACGGTGAATGCGTACCGTGCAGTGGAGCTTGCCCGAAAACCTGCCAGGGTGAAGGAATCGTACACTCAGGAAATATCGATAAGTACAAAGACTGCACAGTCATCGAGGGATCACTGGAAATCTTGGATCAGACATTCGACGGGTACCAGCAGGTGTTTTCGAACTTCTCGTTTGGACCGCGCTACCTAAAAATACATCCTGATCGGTTAGAGGTGTTCTCCACACTAAAGGAGATCAGCGGATTCATCAACATTCAGGGATATCACGCGGATTTTAAGAATCTATCCTACTTTAGACACCTAGAAGTGGTTGGTGGCCGTCAGCTGAAGGAGAATCTGTTTGCGTCCGTGTATATTGTGAAG ACGTCCCTCCGTTCTCTTGAGCTGAAATCGCTTAAACGAGTCAACTCCGGCGCCATCGTCATTCTGGAGAACGATCACCTGTGCTATGCACAGGGAATCGACTGGTCCAAAATCAAGAAGTCTGCCGACCATGAAAGTGTGATCATGTCCAACCGGAACACCACCGTCTGTC AAAAAGAAGGAATGTTCTGCGATGAGCAGTGTACCGGCGCTGGCTGTTGGGGAAAAGGACCGGAGCAGTGTTTGGAATGTAAAAATTTCGTCTACAAGGGCAAGTGTCTCGATAGCTGCAAGAGTCTACCGAA AATCTACCAAGTCAACTCCAAAACCTGCGGAGACTGCCACCAGGAGTGTTCGGATTCCTGCTACGGTCCGAACGCGGACAACTGCGGATCGTGTGTGAACGTGAAGGATGGCAAATTTTGCGTTTCGGAATGTCCCATCACCAAGTACAATCTGAACGGAACGTGTGTTTCGTGCCACAAGACCTGTCTGGGATGTACCGGACCGAGGGACACAATCGCAGCCGGTGGTTGCATCTCGTGTGACCGTGCGATCATGCGCGGGGACGGTACCGTGGAACGGTGTCTGATGAAGGATGAACCTTGTCCAG ACGGCTACTACAGCGAACGCGTCGAACAGGACGAAGGCCCCCTGAAGCAACTGTCCGGCAAGTCGGTTTGCCGCAAGTGTCACCCGCGCTGCAAGAAATGCACCCAGTACGGATTCCACGAGCAGGTATGCCAGGAGTGCGCCAGCTACAAACGGGGCGAACAGTGCGAGGACGAGTGCCCGATCGATCATTACGTGAACGAGGAAACGCGCGAGTGCCTGCCCTGTCATTCGGAGTGCCGCGGCTGTCGGGGTTCGGGTGAAGATCAGTGCGTTGACTGTCGCAATTTGAAGCTGTACGACGGTGAACCGATCGATAACTCCACCGCATTCAATTGTACCTCGAGCTGTCCGGCGAGTCACCCATACAAGCACTTCCCGCTGGAAACTAGCAAAATAGGACCCTACTGTTCGACGGATCAGGTTCAAAGTGGCTTCCGGTTGGAGGCTTCCACGGCTCCGATTTATCTACTGATAGCACTGGTTATCACGGTGTTATCCGCCGTTGCGGCTTGTATGCTCTTTTTGTACTGCAAACAGAAGAACAAGAAGGAAGCTGTCAAAATGACGATGGCTTTGGCTGGTTGTGAAGATTCCGAACCTCTTCGGCCGACCAATGTGGGACCAAATTTGACCAAGTTGAGGATCATCAAAGAAGCGGAAATTCGTCGGGGAGGCGTTCTAGGAATGGGAGCTTTCGGGCGGGTATTCAAAGGGGTTTGGATGCCAGAAGGTGAGAGTGTTAAGGTTCCGGTTGCGATCAAAATTCTGATCGAGATGTCCGGAGCCGAATCAAGCAAAGAATTTATGGATGAGGCTTACATTATGGCTTCGGTAGAGCATCCGCATTTATTGAAGCTGCTGGCTGTTTGCATGACCTCGCAGTTGATGTTGATTACGCAGCTTATGCCGCTCGGCTGTCTGCTTGAGTATGTTCGAAACAATAAGGACAAAATTGGATCGAAGGCTTTGTTGAACTGGTCTACACAGATTGCTCGCGGCATGGCTTACCTAGAAGAGCGAAGGTTAGTTCACCGTGATCTCGCTGCTCGAAACGTTTTGGTTCACAATCCGTCGTGCGTTAAGATCACTGATTTCGGGCTGGCTAAATTGCTCGACTATGACTCGGATGAGTACCGTGCGGCAGGTGGAAAGATGCCAATCAAATGGTTAGCACTGGAGAGCATTCGTCACCGCGTGTTTACTAGTAAGAGCGATGTATGGTCGTTCGGTGTTACTATCTGGGAACTGCTGACGTACGGAGCCAGACCATGGGAAAATGTCCCGGCGAAGAATGTTCCTCAACTGATCGAAAATGGCGAAAGACTTCTTCAACCATCCGGTTGCAGTTTGGATATCTATTGCATTCTTCTAGCTTGCTGGATGGTGGATGCAGATGCCCGACCAACGTTTAAGAGTTTGGCAGACGGTTTCGCGGACATGGCAAGGGATCCAGGCCGGTACCTGATGATCCCAGGAGATAAATTTATGAGACTGCCGTCCTACACCAATCAGGACGAAAAAGATTTGATCCGCACACTTGCCCCAGCGGCAGATCTTCCAGGTACGATTATCGAAGCTGAGGAATACCTTCAACCGAAGACGAGACCAGTCCTCATGCTTCCGCCTAACTCAATGGAACCATCCGAGGAAAAGCCAAAATCCTTACGCTATAGCAAAAATTCACTCAAACCGGACGGCGATTCGGACAGCAATGCCCGCGAAGTCGGTGTGGGTGGTATCCGACTGAATCTGCCATTAGACGAAGATGACTATCTGATGCCAACTTGCCAAAGTCAAGCACCGTCGGTACCCGGTTACATGGATTTGATCGGTGTCCCCGCTAGTGTTGACAATCCAGAGTACCTGATGGGATCGACCGGTAGCAATGTGAGTACCGGGCTTCCAACTCCACCTCCAGTGGGCCCGAGTGCCAGTGGCATCTGCATCATCTCCTCCAGTCCCCTTACTAGCTTACCTCCAAGCATCAACGGCACCGTTAACATAGGCACAAACAATCCTAAcactaccaccaccaccatcaacaacaacaacaacactgTTATGAACAATGCCAACAAAGCAGATACTATTCAATTACAACAGCATACCACCCTTCATGAACCCCAAGCCGCACCACCAACACAAACCCTCGGTATTCCGCTTTCCCCTACGGAAACGGAAACCACCTCCGAACATGAATACTACAACGATCTACAACGAGAGTTGATACCGCTGCACCGAAACGAAACAACAGTGTAA
- the LOC131678490 gene encoding epidermal growth factor receptor isoform X2: MKGYNTSLAAGLLLPTILVITVLATISHARERTPGYEAYRNRQQRLQMEREAQLKRLEEKNSEFVKGKICIGTNGRMSVPSNREYHYKNLRDRYTNCTYVDGNLEITWIQNTSYDLGFLQHIREVTGYVLISHVDIPQVILPRLQIIRGRTTFKLNKWEDEFGLFVSFSQMNTLEMPALRDILSGSAGIFNNYNLCHVKTINWEEVLSDSKAHYRYTYNFTSPERDCPPCHHSCEAGCWGEGAHNCQKFSKLNCSPQCSQGRCFGSKPRECCHLFCAGGCTGPTQKDCLACKNFYDDGVCKQECPPMQRYNPTNYLWEPNPEGKYAYGATCVRNCPEHLLKDNGACVRTCPPNKTALNGECVPCSGACPKTCQGEGIVHSGNIDKYKDCTVIEGSLEILDQTFDGYQQVFSNFSFGPRYLKIHPDRLEVFSTLKEISGFINIQGYHADFKNLSYFRHLEVVGGRQLKENLFASVYIVKTSLRSLELKSLKRVNSGAIVILENDHLCYAQGIDWSKIKKSADHESVIMSNRNTTVCQKEGMFCDEQCTGAGCWGKGPEQCLECKNFVYKGKCLDSCKSLPKIYQVNSKTCGDCHQECSDSCYGPNADNCGSCVNVKDGKFCVSECPITKYNLNGTCVSCHKTCLGCTGPRDTIAAGGCISCDRAIMRGDGTVERCLMKDEPCPDGYYSERVEQDEGPLKQLSGKSVCRKCHPRCKKCTQYGFHEQVCQECASYKRGEQCEDECPIDHYVNEETRECLPCHSECRGCRGSGEDQCVDCRNLKLYDGEPIDNSTAFNCTSSCPASHPYKHFPLETSKIGPYCSTDQVQSGFRLEASTAPIYLLIALVITVLSAVAACMLFLYCKQKNKKEAVKMTMALAGCEDSEPLRPTNVGPNLTKLRIIKEAEIRRGGVLGMGAFGRVFKGVWMPEGESVKVPVAIKILIEMSGAESSKEFMDEAYIMASVEHPHLLKLLAVCMTSQLMLITQLMPLGCLLEYVRNNKDKIGSKALLNWSTQIARGMAYLEERRLVHRDLAARNVLVHNPSCVKITDFGLAKLLDYDSDEYRAAGGKMPIKWLALESIRHRVFTSKSDVWSFGVTIWELLTYGARPWENVPAKNVPQLIENGERLLQPSGCSLDIYCILLACWMVDADARPTFKSLADGFADMARDPGRYLMIPGDKFMRLPSYTNQDEKDLIRTLAPAADLPGTIIEAEEYLQPKTRPVLMLPPNSMEPSEEKPKSLRYSKNSLKPDGDSDSNAREVGVGGIRLNLPLDEDDYLMPTCQSQAPSVPGYMDLIGVPASVDNPEYLMGSTGSNVSTGLPTPPPVGPSASGICIISSSPLTSLPPSINGTVNIGTNNPNTTTTTINNNNNTVMNNANKADTIQLQQHTTLHEPQAAPPTQTLGIPLSPTETETTSEHEYYNDLQRELIPLHRNETTV, translated from the exons TCTGCATCGGTACGAACGGTCGCATGTCGGTTCCGTCAAATCGCGAGTACCACTACAAAAACCTGCGCGATCGGTACACCAACTGTACCTACGTGGATGGCAACCTGGAGATCACCTGGATCCAGAACACGTCCTACGATCTCGGTTTCCTGCAGCACATCCGGGAGGTGACCGGTTACGTGCTGATCAGCCACGTGGACATCCCGCAGGTCATACTACCCCGGCTGCAGATCATCCGTGGCCGGACGACGTTCAAGCTGAACAAGTGGGAGGATGAGTTCGGTCTGTTTGTGTCGTTCTCGCAGATGAACACGCTGGAGATGCCTGCGCTGCGGGATATTCTCAGCGGGTCGGCCGGTATCTTCAACAACTACAATCTGTGTCACGTGAAAACCATCAACTGGGAGGAAGTTCTTTCGG ACTCGAAAGCCCACTACCGGTACACGTACAACTTCACCTCGCCCGAACGAGACTGCCCGCCGTGTCACCATAGCTGCGAGGCGGGATGCTGGGGTGAAGGAGCTCACAACTGTCAAAAGTTCAGCAAGCTGAACTGTTCTCCTCAGTGTTCGCAGGGGCGCTGCTTCGGTTCGAAACCCCGAGAGTGCTGCCATCTGTTCTGTGCCGGCGGTTGCACTGGTCCTACTCAAAAAGACTGCTTAGCTTGTAAGAATTTCTATGACGATGGCGTATGCAAGCAGGAATGTCCACCCATGCAAAG GTACAACCCAACCAATTACCTCTGGGAGCCTAATCCAGAGGGCAAATATGCCTACGGTGCGACCTGTGTTCGCAATTGCCCGGAGCATCTACTCAAGGATAATGGAGCGTGCGTACGGACCTGTCCACCGAACAAGACAGCTCTCAACGGTGAATGCGTACCGTGCAGTGGAGCTTGCCCGAAAACCTGCCAGGGTGAAGGAATCGTACACTCAGGAAATATCGATAAGTACAAAGACTGCACAGTCATCGAGGGATCACTGGAAATCTTGGATCAGACATTCGACGGGTACCAGCAGGTGTTTTCGAACTTCTCGTTTGGACCGCGCTACCTAAAAATACATCCTGATCGGTTAGAGGTGTTCTCCACACTAAAGGAGATCAGCGGATTCATCAACATTCAGGGATATCACGCGGATTTTAAGAATCTATCCTACTTTAGACACCTAGAAGTGGTTGGTGGCCGTCAGCTGAAGGAGAATCTGTTTGCGTCCGTGTATATTGTGAAG ACGTCCCTCCGTTCTCTTGAGCTGAAATCGCTTAAACGAGTCAACTCCGGCGCCATCGTCATTCTGGAGAACGATCACCTGTGCTATGCACAGGGAATCGACTGGTCCAAAATCAAGAAGTCTGCCGACCATGAAAGTGTGATCATGTCCAACCGGAACACCACCGTCTGTC AAAAAGAAGGAATGTTCTGCGATGAGCAGTGTACCGGCGCTGGCTGTTGGGGAAAAGGACCGGAGCAGTGTTTGGAATGTAAAAATTTCGTCTACAAGGGCAAGTGTCTCGATAGCTGCAAGAGTCTACCGAA AATCTACCAAGTCAACTCCAAAACCTGCGGAGACTGCCACCAGGAGTGTTCGGATTCCTGCTACGGTCCGAACGCGGACAACTGCGGATCGTGTGTGAACGTGAAGGATGGCAAATTTTGCGTTTCGGAATGTCCCATCACCAAGTACAATCTGAACGGAACGTGTGTTTCGTGCCACAAGACCTGTCTGGGATGTACCGGACCGAGGGACACAATCGCAGCCGGTGGTTGCATCTCGTGTGACCGTGCGATCATGCGCGGGGACGGTACCGTGGAACGGTGTCTGATGAAGGATGAACCTTGTCCAG ACGGCTACTACAGCGAACGCGTCGAACAGGACGAAGGCCCCCTGAAGCAACTGTCCGGCAAGTCGGTTTGCCGCAAGTGTCACCCGCGCTGCAAGAAATGCACCCAGTACGGATTCCACGAGCAGGTATGCCAGGAGTGCGCCAGCTACAAACGGGGCGAACAGTGCGAGGACGAGTGCCCGATCGATCATTACGTGAACGAGGAAACGCGCGAGTGCCTGCCCTGTCATTCGGAGTGCCGCGGCTGTCGGGGTTCGGGTGAAGATCAGTGCGTTGACTGTCGCAATTTGAAGCTGTACGACGGTGAACCGATCGATAACTCCACCGCATTCAATTGTACCTCGAGCTGTCCGGCGAGTCACCCATACAAGCACTTCCCGCTGGAAACTAGCAAAATAGGACCCTACTGTTCGACGGATCAGGTTCAAAGTGGCTTCCGGTTGGAGGCTTCCACGGCTCCGATTTATCTACTGATAGCACTGGTTATCACGGTGTTATCCGCCGTTGCGGCTTGTATGCTCTTTTTGTACTGCAAACAGAAGAACAAGAAGGAAGCTGTCAAAATGACGATGGCTTTGGCTGGTTGTGAAGATTCCGAACCTCTTCGGCCGACCAATGTGGGACCAAATTTGACCAAGTTGAGGATCATCAAAGAAGCGGAAATTCGTCGGGGAGGCGTTCTAGGAATGGGAGCTTTCGGGCGGGTATTCAAAGGGGTTTGGATGCCAGAAGGTGAGAGTGTTAAGGTTCCGGTTGCGATCAAAATTCTGATCGAGATGTCCGGAGCCGAATCAAGCAAAGAATTTATGGATGAGGCTTACATTATGGCTTCGGTAGAGCATCCGCATTTATTGAAGCTGCTGGCTGTTTGCATGACCTCGCAGTTGATGTTGATTACGCAGCTTATGCCGCTCGGCTGTCTGCTTGAGTATGTTCGAAACAATAAGGACAAAATTGGATCGAAGGCTTTGTTGAACTGGTCTACACAGATTGCTCGCGGCATGGCTTACCTAGAAGAGCGAAGGTTAGTTCACCGTGATCTCGCTGCTCGAAACGTTTTGGTTCACAATCCGTCGTGCGTTAAGATCACTGATTTCGGGCTGGCTAAATTGCTCGACTATGACTCGGATGAGTACCGTGCGGCAGGTGGAAAGATGCCAATCAAATGGTTAGCACTGGAGAGCATTCGTCACCGCGTGTTTACTAGTAAGAGCGATGTATGGTCGTTCGGTGTTACTATCTGGGAACTGCTGACGTACGGAGCCAGACCATGGGAAAATGTCCCGGCGAAGAATGTTCCTCAACTGATCGAAAATGGCGAAAGACTTCTTCAACCATCCGGTTGCAGTTTGGATATCTATTGCATTCTTCTAGCTTGCTGGATGGTGGATGCAGATGCCCGACCAACGTTTAAGAGTTTGGCAGACGGTTTCGCGGACATGGCAAGGGATCCAGGCCGGTACCTGATGATCCCAGGAGATAAATTTATGAGACTGCCGTCCTACACCAATCAGGACGAAAAAGATTTGATCCGCACACTTGCCCCAGCGGCAGATCTTCCAGGTACGATTATCGAAGCTGAGGAATACCTTCAACCGAAGACGAGACCAGTCCTCATGCTTCCGCCTAACTCAATGGAACCATCCGAGGAAAAGCCAAAATCCTTACGCTATAGCAAAAATTCACTCAAACCGGACGGCGATTCGGACAGCAATGCCCGCGAAGTCGGTGTGGGTGGTATCCGACTGAATCTGCCATTAGACGAAGATGACTATCTGATGCCAACTTGCCAAAGTCAAGCACCGTCGGTACCCGGTTACATGGATTTGATCGGTGTCCCCGCTAGTGTTGACAATCCAGAGTACCTGATGGGATCGACCGGTAGCAATGTGAGTACCGGGCTTCCAACTCCACCTCCAGTGGGCCCGAGTGCCAGTGGCATCTGCATCATCTCCTCCAGTCCCCTTACTAGCTTACCTCCAAGCATCAACGGCACCGTTAACATAGGCACAAACAATCCTAAcactaccaccaccaccatcaacaacaacaacaacactgTTATGAACAATGCCAACAAAGCAGATACTATTCAATTACAACAGCATACCACCCTTCATGAACCCCAAGCCGCACCACCAACACAAACCCTCGGTATTCCGCTTTCCCCTACGGAAACGGAAACCACCTCCGAACATGAATACTACAACGATCTACAACGAGAGTTGATACCGCTGCACCGAAACGAAACAACAGTGTAA